Within the bacterium genome, the region GGTGTTTGAAGAAATCCTTCTCCGGGCCGTCCACCGCTTCCTTCCACAGCTTTTCATACATCTTGTAGCTGTACCATTCCATGTCCATGGCCACCTTCATCCCCGAGGTGTTGTCCGGCTTCAGCTTTACCCCGTCCCGGTTGAGCTTGAGAAAAAGCTTCTTGATCCCGCTTTCCAGAAAGCCCGTCTTTTTTCCGGGCGGCACCGGCCAGGCCTGTCCCTGGATGATGGCGGCGTAGATCTCGTTGATCCGGCCGATGTGCTCCACCTCCTGCAGGGCCAGCTGGTCGTAAAGTTTTCTGGCCAGGATGTTCCCGGTCTTCTGGGACATCTTCAGGTAAAAGGCGCTGCCTTTGTGCTCCAGCTTCAGGGCGGCCTTCAGGGCCTTGGGCATGTTTCTTAGAGTTTTCATTTTTCTTCCTTATGGCGTTTGCGGCGCCGGTTCTGTTGGGCCTTGGCCCTTAAAGTGCAGAAATGTAACTGCTCTCAAATATACCCCAATGCCGGAATATAGTCAATCCCATTTGGCCTCTTTGACCCCTGGTTGCAGGGGCCTTTTTTATTCCGCCGGCTCGGCCTTCTCCACCTGCAAAATAAAACCTTCATCCTGCTTGACCCACTTCCCGACCAGCCTGAGGGTTTTACCCAGATAATCCGAGATCAGGGCCGGACGGTTCCTGGGCCCGCCGGGACGGGGCGGTGGCACCGAAATGGGCAGCCAGGGCTGGACCCGGATGCTGTTCCCCTGGCCGTCGCTGAGGGTCACCTTAAGGTCGGTGAAATAGTTGGCGCCCGCATTGCTCAGTTCGCCCTTTACTGCTATCAACTTATCGGCATACTTTTCCTGGTCTGCCGTCAGCTGGGAAAGTTTCAGCTTGAAAGGTTTTGAATTTCCCAGGCCCTGCCGGCAGCATCCGGCGGACAGCATAACAGCGGCCGCCATCGTTATAATCAGAAATTTTCGCATTTTTTCCTTTTTAAATGAGCGTTTAAGCACCAACCAGCAAATGCCGGATTATGGTCGTTTAGGTTATATCCCCCGAATTTGCCGTAAAATCATGTAAATCCTGTCTGCCCCCAGACCGCCCCCGTAAAAAACCAAAACGAGGCCGAAAAATCATTCAACCTCGTTTGGCAAAATTACATTGACCTTAGAAAGCCTTGGCCATGGCAAAAATGCTCTTCAGTTTTTCGTTGGTCTCCCGCAACCGGGAGGACAGTGTCTTGATGAAAACCGACAGCAGCTTGTAGGCCAGCTCTTTGTCCTCGGAAAGCATCTTTTTGAAATCCCTTTTGTAAATGGCCAGCAGCTTCACCGGACCCTGGTGGGCAATGGCCGCCGCCGAACGGGGGAAATCGTCGATCAGGGCCATCTCCCCGAAATACTCCCCGGGACGCAGTATCTTTAAGGCCTCCTCGCCCACCCCCGGCACCATGGTGGAGATCCGGACCTCGCCCTCGGTCACGATGTAAAAGGCGTCTCCGATCTCGCCCTCCTGGAAAACTGCCGCCTCCTTCTCATAGCTCTTGTCGTAGGCCAGGCCCATTATCTTTTCCAGCTCCGGCTGGGAGAGGTCGTTGAACAAGTAAACATTGCGCAACAACTCTGAACTTTTATTTACCGGGGACATAATACCTCTGTTGAAATGTTTAGGGGGGCCGGACTTAGAGTTTATCCTTAAATAAGCTTTGGGTTAGCATAAACGAGCGAAAAGCATGTGGTGAGTTTGTCGAACCATTGCCAGACGAGGAAAGCGAGTGAAGCGTATCCGCAGCGATACGGGGAATGAGCGTGACGTGGTATGGCGGGTTTGCAGCCGTTTATGCCCAAATTGTTATTTGGGGATAAGCTCTTAATCTATTTCCTGGATGGATAGCGCCCGCTTGATGTCCTCGTGCCCCAGAAATCCCAGTTCCACCAGGCACTCACCGATCTTCTTGCCCTCGCCCTGCATCTGATGGCGCCGGGCTTCGTTGATGTGCTCCACCGAGACGTATCCCAGCGAAACCAAAATCTCTCCGATCAGTTTTTTTTGTGCGGCCATTGTTGCTTGCTTTACCTCAGAGGTTTTATGTTTAGTTACTGCTGGAGTGGTACTTTTTTTATCAGCCGGATCCGGTCGCCGGTCTTGATGTCCTCTATGACAGAATTGTTGATGTAGGCCGAGCAGGTGGCCGGGCGGGGATTCAGCACCTGAATGCTGCCGATCACCCTTTCCAGCTTCTCAACCTTATCGCCTCCGGCCGGATTGGACATCTTGCCCTGCAGGCGGTAGATCTCAAAGATGTCGCCGATGCCGATGCCGTCGTCGGTCCCCTTGTCCAGGAAGACCACCCGGTAGGCGGTGGCCGCTTCGACCGGTGATTTGGTGGCCACGATGAAACCTTCCGGGGTCTTGGCCACGGTCAGCATGGGGTCTCCCATGGTGACTTTGGGAACATTGAATTTTTCGTAACGCTTGAGCATCTCCTTGCGGGAAATGGCTTCCATGCTGTGGATGATCTTGGCCTTGCCCGACTGCGGCCCCACCTCGGTCATCCGTACCAGGCCCACGATGGTCACGATCTTGCCCAGTTTCTGGCCGGTCTGGGGGTGGGAGACCTTGTCGCCTATGCGATAGATGGTCAGGGTATCGCCGACGTTAAGCCCGCTGTTGCTGCCGGCCGTTATGTAAACGATGTCGTTGGGCATCAGATAATCGCTGATGGGCTTGTCTGCGCCGTTGATGTACGCCAGGGGCTTTTCCTCTTCGGCCGTAATGTAGCCCGAGGAAAAGACCAGTTCCTCGGAGACCACCGGCACGATCAGTTTTTTGACCACCACCTGGCCGCCCGAGATTCTTACCGGACCGGCGGTCTGGGGCTCCGGTTCCGGTTCCGGCTCCGGCTCTGGTTCAGGTTCCGGGGCGGCCTGCACCTGGACCGGCGTGGTGTCAACCGCCGCCGGGGTTATCACCTTGGAGGTGTCCGGGGCGGCGGCCATGGCTTCCGGGGTCAGGGGAATGACCAGTTCCTGCCCGGGAAATATCCAATGCGGATCTTCGATCTTGTCTTTGTTGGCGTTATAGATTATGGGCCAGGATGCCGGGTTGCCGAGATACTGTTCGGCCAGGCCATGCAGTGTCTCGTCCAATAGAACGGTATGAGTGGTCTTGCCATCCTGCGCCTGGGCGGTTAAGCCACAAAAGGCCAAAACCGCAGCTGCGATAAGGAAAAACCCAAACCTCTTCTGGGACATGACGTTTTCCTCCTAAAAGTTTTTATTTCTTTACTTGCGAAGCCGCGGCGTATTTAAGCCGCAGCTCGTTAAGTATCTCCATGCACAACCGGTCCTCGGCCGGGGTCAGGTTTCCCCTGGTCTTTTCCTGCAGCAAGGTGATCGTGTCTATGTTGTGACAGGCCATGACCAGGTCGGTCTTCTTCTTTTGGTCCACCGGGTTGGGCACTTCGCCCAGGTTCACCAGGGCCGAAGTGGCCAGCATGTAGAACAGGGATTCCATGCTGGGCGAAGGCAATGAATTGTTTATAGGTTCTGTCATTTTGCTTAACTTGTGCTTTAATCTTAATTTTTATCACATTTTGACCTAAAAAGCAATAGTTATTTTTCTTTTTTTTAAATATTATTGCATCGCAGGCCATAAAAGTAGTAGAATATATGAAATACAGGTCAAATCATGGAGCCCCACGGGCGTAGCAGTGCTTGTACGCCGGAGTAGAGGTACATAGGCGTAGTACCAAGACCCTAGGTTACCTCGCCCAGGGCGGGGCTATCTGACTTGTGTAATCAACGACATCCGCCGAAGCATCTTTTATTTGTGCATTCATCCACCCCGATATATCGGGGTGGTATTCTGCGTAGGCGGATAAAATTTCCACTGTAAGGACACTTTAAAACATGCAAAAAACCGCGGCAAATGATCACCTGATCTGGGTTGAGCTCAGTCAAAAATCTTTGTTAAAAAATCTGCAGGCCTTCCGCGGCCTACTTGGTGACGGGACAAAACTTTGCCCGGTGGTAAAATCCAACGCCTACGGCCACGGAGCATTTCAGACCGCCCGGATGATCCAGGATTCCGGGCTGGCCGGCTGGCTGGCGGTCAACTCGGGGGACGAAGGATTGGAACTGCGCCGCCGGGGAATAAAGCTTCCGGTGCTGGTGCTGGGATACGTGCCCCTGGAAAGGCTGTCCGAAGCGGCGCTGCACGACCTGCGGCTGACGGTCTACAACCGGGAAACAGTGCTGAAGCTGAAAGCCCTGAAGACCAAAAAGAAAATATACCTCCACCTGAAATTGGAGACCGGCACCAACCGCCAGGGGGTGGACCTGAAAGGCGCGCTGCTGCTGGCCAAAATGATCAAGGGGTCAAAGAGCCTGGTGCTGGAGGGATACTCCACCCACTTCGCCAACATCGAGGACACCACCGACCGCGGCTTCGCCGGCCGGCAGTTACAGAGATACCACCAGATGCTGGCCGAGCTGGAGAAAAAAGGCTTTAAGGCGGCAGTAAATCACATCGCCTGCACCGCGGCCTCGCTGGTCTTTCCCCAGACCCGCCTCCAGCTGGCCCGGATCGGCATCGGGCTTTACGGGCTGTGGCCCTCGCGCGA harbors:
- the alr gene encoding alanine racemase; the encoded protein is MQKTAANDHLIWVELSQKSLLKNLQAFRGLLGDGTKLCPVVKSNAYGHGAFQTARMIQDSGLAGWLAVNSGDEGLELRRRGIKLPVLVLGYVPLERLSEAALHDLRLTVYNRETVLKLKALKTKKKIYLHLKLETGTNRQGVDLKGALLLAKMIKGSKSLVLEGYSTHFANIEDTTDRGFAGRQLQRYHQMLAELEKKGFKAAVNHIACTAASLVFPQTRLQLARIGIGLYGLWPSRETMVSLKEQGSEFKLEPVLSWKTRVAQVKTVAAGEYIGYGCTFRTSRKTRIAVLPVGYYDGYDRKLSNTAYVLIRGKRAPIRGRVCMNLCMADITDIPGVKPEDEVVLLGKQGREQLSAEQLAQWIGTINYEVVTRINPMLPRVVV
- a CDS encoding LysM peptidoglycan-binding domain-containing protein, whose amino-acid sequence is MSQKRFGFFLIAAAVLAFCGLTAQAQDGKTTHTVLLDETLHGLAEQYLGNPASWPIIYNANKDKIEDPHWIFPGQELVIPLTPEAMAAAPDTSKVITPAAVDTTPVQVQAAPEPEPEPEPEPEPEPQTAGPVRISGGQVVVKKLIVPVVSEELVFSSGYITAEEEKPLAYINGADKPISDYLMPNDIVYITAGSNSGLNVGDTLTIYRIGDKVSHPQTGQKLGKIVTIVGLVRMTEVGPQSGKAKIIHSMEAISRKEMLKRYEKFNVPKVTMGDPMLTVAKTPEGFIVATKSPVEAATAYRVVFLDKGTDDGIGIGDIFEIYRLQGKMSNPAGGDKVEKLERVIGSIQVLNPRPATCSAYINNSVIEDIKTGDRIRLIKKVPLQQ
- a CDS encoding ferritin family protein — encoded protein: MKTLRNMPKALKAALKLEHKGSAFYLKMSQKTGNILARKLYDQLALQEVEHIGRINEIYAAIIQGQAWPVPPGKKTGFLESGIKKLFLKLNRDGVKLKPDNTSGMKVAMDMEWYSYKMYEKLWKEAVDGPEKDFFKHLMTEETKHYEALSNVYAYMTNNGDWLERSESETWNWMNS
- a CDS encoding DUF1844 domain-containing protein, with the protein product MTEPINNSLPSPSMESLFYMLATSALVNLGEVPNPVDQKKKTDLVMACHNIDTITLLQEKTRGNLTPAEDRLCMEILNELRLKYAAASQVKK
- a CDS encoding cyclic nucleotide-binding domain-containing protein, translated to MSPVNKSSELLRNVYLFNDLSQPELEKIMGLAYDKSYEKEAAVFQEGEIGDAFYIVTEGEVRISTMVPGVGEEALKILRPGEYFGEMALIDDFPRSAAAIAHQGPVKLLAIYKRDFKKMLSEDKELAYKLLSVFIKTLSSRLRETNEKLKSIFAMAKAF